A stretch of the Cottoperca gobio unplaced genomic scaffold, fCotGob3.1 fCotGob3_193arrow_ctg1, whole genome shotgun sequence genome encodes the following:
- the LOC115004829 gene encoding LOW QUALITY PROTEIN: serine/threonine-protein kinase RIO3-like (The sequence of the model RefSeq protein was modified relative to this genomic sequence to represent the inferred CDS: deleted 1 base in 1 codon) encodes MDQIAVETRKSPWGSVAPAPPACSLTEVMSEQLANQLEEEGHALTTLADPAADLLLSDEVSDTTSDLVLAKVLQMQFDREFDDQLRREEKRFNGDSKVSISFENYRMVHPYEDSDSSEDEVDWQDTRHDPYRADKPQTTPRKGFTGKGKNITTKHDAETCGRKNTARMDNFAPEVHVGDGLGMDLKLSNQVFNSLKQHCYSEQRRSARLHEKKEHSTAEQAVDPRTRLLMYKMVSAGVLENINGCISTGKESVVFHADGGSLEEQPVPGEVVLKVFKTTLNEFKNRDRYIKDDYRFIDRFSKLNPRKIIRLWAEKEMNNLTRMKKAEIPCPEVVLLKKHILVMSFIGRNHIPAPKLKDVVLSSEDMKNAFYQVLHMMQQLYQECNLVHADLSEYNMLWHEGKVWLIDVSQSIEPRHPHALEFLFRDCKNVSTFFQKRGVSEAMSVYELFNAVSGLNIPVGDEDEAEFISEIMALEKRNEDHVQRRGKKIFSVASEDCDPPLEPDADD; translated from the exons ATGGATCAAATAGCAGTAGAAACGCGAAAG agCCCGTGGGGTTCGGTGGCCCCGGCGCCTCCGGCCTGCTCTCTGACTGAGGTGATGAGCGAGCAGCTGGCCaatcagctggaggaggagggacacGCCTTGACTACACTGGCGGA TCCCGCCGCAGATCTGTTGCTGTCAGACGAAGTGTCCGACACGACCAGCGACCTCGTGCTCGCCAAGGTGCTGCAGATGCAGTTCGACCGCGAGTTCGACGATCAGCTCCGTCGGGAGGAGAAAAGGTTCAACGGAGACAGCAAAG tGTCCATCTCCTTTGAGAACTACCGCATGGTGCATCCGTACGAAGACAGCGACAGCTCGGAGGACGAGGTGGACTGGCAGGACACGAGACACGACCCCTACAGAGCAG ataAGCCCCAGACTACACCCAGGAAAGGCTTCACCGGCAAAGGCAAGAACATCACCACCAAACATGACGCGGAGACCTGCGGACGCAAGAACACCGCACGCATGGACAAT ttTGCTCCAGAGGTCCATGTGGGGGACGGTTTGGGGATGGACCTGAAGTTGTCCAACCAGGTGTTTAACTCCCTGAAGCAGCACTGCTACAGCGAGCAGAGACGCAGCGCCAGGCTGCACGAGAAGAAGGAGCACTCCACTGCA GAACAAGCGGTGGACCCTCGCACTCGTCTGCTGATGTACAAAATGGTGAGCGCCGGCGTGCTGGAGAACATCAACGGCTGCATCAGCACCGGGAAAGAGTCGGTGGTCTTCCACGCTGACGGAGGGAG cctgGAGGAGCAGCCTGTTCCAGGTGAAGTTGTGCTGAAGGTGTTCAAGACGACGCTCAACGAGTTCAAGAACAGAGACCGCTACATCAAAGACGACTATCGCTTCATCGATCGCTTCAGCAAACTGAACCCACGCAAAATCATCCGCCTGTGGGCCGAGAAGGAGATG AACAACCTGACCAG GATGAAGAAGGCGGAGATTCCCTGTCCGGAGGTGGTGCTGCTGAAGAAGCACATCCTGGTGATGTCGTTCATCGGTAGAAACCACATTCCTGCTCCCAAACTCAAGGACGTCGTGTTGAGCTCCGAGGACATGAAGAACGCCTTCTACCAGGTGCTTCAT atgatgCAGCAGCTGTATCAGGAGTGTAATCTGGTCCATGCTGATCTCAGTGAATACAACATGCTGTGGCACGAAGGAAAG gtgTGGTTGATTGATGTCAGTCAGTCCATCGAGCCTCGCCATCCTCACGCCCTGGAGTTCCTCTTCAGAGACTGCAAGAACGTTTCCACG TTCTTCCAGAAGAGAGGCGTGAGCGAGGCCATGAGTGTGTACGAGCTTTTCAACGCCGTGAGCGGACTGAACATCCCTGTTGGGGACGAGGACGAGGCCGAGTTCATTTCTGAg ATTATGGCGTTGGAGAAGAGGAACGAGGATCACGTGCAGCGGCGAGGAAAGAAGATCTTCTCCGTGGCCTCTGAAGACTGCGACCCTCCTTTAGAACCCGACGCTGATGACTAA